The Clostridia bacterium DNA window TTCAATAAATATGCCCTATCCCACAGCCCGGTGTCAACGAGCGGCAACAATATTTTCTGCTTTTTGTATTTCCTCTCCGCCTGGTAATTCTAAAGGCAAACGATTTTCCATATCCAATGCCTCATATTTTGAGCCTGCATAGTTATGGTATGGTAATACGCGAACCTTTGTCACATTTTCAAGGTCTTTTAAAAAATCAGCAATCAGATTCATTTGATTATCATTATAATTTGGCACATAAGGTATCCGTACCTCTATTGATTTGCTGAAAGAATCTATATATTTTAAATTATCTAAAATCAGTCTGTTGCTTTGTCCTGTACATTTAACATGTACATCTTCATCAATGGCTTTTATATCATATAAAAATGTATCGGTATACGGCAACACCTTATCAATGCTTTCTTTTGCTGCAAAGCCGCATGTATCTACCGCTGTGTTAATACCTTCTTCTTTTAGACATTTTAACAGATTTGCACAAAAATCTGCCTGCATAAGACATTCTCCGCCCGAGAGTGTTACCCCTCCGCCGCTTGTTTTATAAAAGTCCTTATCCTCAAGCAATAGCGGCAAAAGTTCGTCAACGGTCATTTCTTTTCCGTAAAATTTCAGTGCTTCACCGAGACAAACACTTTCGCATTTTCCGCAAGCAACACATAAGTCTCTTTCAAAACTATGACCTTCTTGTATGATTTTGTGTGCTCCCGACGGACACACAGAAACACATTCACCGCAATCAATACACTTATTATCGTAGAACGCCAGTTGCGGTTTAAAATCAA harbors:
- a CDS encoding glycyl-radical enzyme activating protein, encoding MKAMISDIKRFAVHDGDGIRTTVFFKGCPLKCVWCHNPESIDFKPQLAFYDNKCIDCGECVSVCPSGAHKIIQEGHSFERDLCVACGKCESVCLGEALKFYGKEMTVDELLPLLLEDKDFYKTSGGGVTLSGGECLMQADFCANLLKCLKEEGINTAVDTCGFAAKESIDKVLPYTDTFLYDIKAIDEDVHVKCTGQSNRLILDNLKYIDSFSKSIEVRIPYVPNYNDNQMNLIADFLKDLENVTKVRVLPYHNYAGSKYEALDMENRLPLELPGGEEIQKAENIVAAR